In the Acidovorax sp. A79 genome, one interval contains:
- a CDS encoding esterase family protein yields MRFAKPCFRSWLAAAAVLSAAATAQAGQVFADQAPSAALGRDVKFTVYVPDGYQPGGTVNYPVVYLLHGAGGDENEWRTKGGAVETLDGLIKRGLIRPSVVVMPTAGPASWWADGAAEKAGTAIMKDLLPYVESRYRVQKERSGRAIGGLSMGGYGALNLSLRNPTQFCAAAVISPAIYDPLPPDTSAARRTPQFVRDGQFDPDTWKSLNYAAALDAYKAGTPRVPMWIVSGDHDYLGIAPMSATLYWRMYQIQPKQVELRVIDGDHEWLVFRDALPDALQYVDRQCRQG; encoded by the coding sequence ATGCGTTTTGCGAAGCCTTGTTTTCGGAGCTGGCTGGCAGCGGCCGCCGTTCTTTCCGCCGCCGCCACCGCGCAGGCAGGCCAGGTGTTTGCCGACCAGGCACCCTCGGCCGCGCTGGGCCGCGACGTGAAGTTCACGGTGTATGTGCCCGACGGCTACCAGCCCGGCGGCACGGTGAACTATCCCGTGGTCTACCTGCTGCACGGCGCGGGCGGCGACGAGAACGAATGGCGCACCAAGGGGGGCGCGGTCGAGACCCTGGACGGCCTCATCAAGCGCGGGCTGATCCGCCCGTCGGTCGTGGTCATGCCCACGGCGGGCCCGGCGTCGTGGTGGGCCGACGGCGCGGCCGAGAAGGCGGGCACCGCCATCATGAAAGACCTGCTGCCCTACGTCGAGTCGCGCTACCGCGTGCAAAAGGAGCGCAGCGGCCGGGCCATCGGCGGCCTGTCGATGGGGGGCTACGGCGCGTTGAACCTGTCGCTGCGCAACCCCACGCAGTTCTGCGCCGCGGCGGTGATCAGCCCCGCCATCTATGACCCGCTGCCGCCGGACACCTCGGCGGCACGGCGCACCCCGCAGTTCGTGCGCGACGGGCAGTTTGACCCCGACACCTGGAAGTCGCTGAACTACGCGGCGGCGCTCGACGCCTACAAGGCGGGCACGCCGCGTGTGCCGATGTGGATCGTCTCGGGCGACCACGACTATCTGGGCATCGCTCCCATGTCGGCCACCCTGTACTGGCGGATGTACCAGATTCAGCCCAAGCAGGTGGAGCTGCGCGTGATCGACGGCGACCACGAGTGGCTGGTGTTCCGCGACGCGTTGCCCGACGCCCTGCAGTACGTGGACCGGCAGTGCCGCCAGGGGTGA